The DNA segment CGGACCGACTCTCGGGATCGAATCCATCGAAGTGGGTATGAAAGCGGTTATGATCGGATTTGTTCTCGTAATGCTTTATATGCTTCTGATCTATAGACTTTCCGGGATGGTCGCAGACATAGCATTGTTTGCAAACATCATCATTCTAAGCGCTCTCCTTTCGTTGATGGGATTTACTCTCACGTTACCCGGCTTTGCGGGTATCATTCTTACGGTCGGTATGGCCGTGGATGCAAACGTGATCATCTATGAAAGAATTAAGGAGGAGTTGCAAGCCGGAAAGTCCGCTGCGGTTGCGGTGGCTCAGGGTTTTGACAACGCGTTTTGGACGATCATCGACAGTAACGTGACCACTCTGATTTCCGGAGTTCTGATGATTCGTTTAGGAAACGGTCCGATCAAAGGATTTGCGATCACTCTTTGTTGGGGGATTGTAACTTCTCTTTTTACCTCGCTTTTTCTGAGTCGATTGATCATGGATATTTTGGTCAATAAGTTGGGGATACAAAAGCTTCAGATCGGTTTTAAAAAATTGGAGTCTTAAGAATGTTTGATTTTATAAAATATAAATATGTTTCTATTGGCGTTTCTCTCGCTTTGATTTTATTCGGATTTGGCTATACGTTTGCGATTCACGGAGGTTTTGCAAACTCTTTGGACTTTAACGGAGGACTCCGAACTGTAATCGAATTTGATCAATCCGTGGATCGTAAAAAACTCGAAACTTATTTTGGAGAAAACAATATCGAAGCGGTGCTTCTTCTTTTGGATAAGGAAAAAAATCACTATCAAATCGATATTGGCCTCGGTTCCATAGATTCCATCTTTGAAAAATACAAACAGAAAAATGCTCTGAAACCTACGGATAAGGTTGAGGTTTCGGGGATCGACGCCTTGATTTCCATTTTGGTTTCCGATTTTGGAATTACCAAAAGTAAGGTATTGAGTGCAAACCAAGTGGGGGCGGTTGTGGGCGGAGAACTTTCTTCCACGGGGGTTACTCTTCTCGGACTTACCATGGTGATCATTCTCGCGTATATCAGTTTTCGATTTCAGTTTAAGTTTGCGCTCGGAGCCATTGTCGCGTTGACTCACGATTTGATCTTAACCGTTGCATTTATCGGATTTTTTCAGATCAAACCGAGCGTGCCTATCATCGCCGCGCTTTTAACTCTGCTCGGATATTCCATCAACGATACGATTGTGGTTTTTGATAGAATTCGAGAGAATGCATCCGGTAATCTGAATGAGACGTTCGGTCAAACGATCAATTCCTCGATTAATCAAACTCTGGGAAGAACGTTTAACACGTCTTTTGCGACGCTGATCTCCATTGTGGCGATCATCATCGGAGGAGCCACTGAGTTGTTCGATTTCGCGTATGTTCTTACGTTCGGAATTATCATCGGAACCTATTCTTCAATTTTTATTGCCGCCCCTCTTGTGGATATTTACGATCACGTGATCAGAAGGGTCCGTGGCTGATGCCCGTTCTCCCGGAGACGTTTCGGGAGGAATTGTACAGACTTGCTTTTTTATCCACGGGTGAAAGTTCTCCGAACCCGCCCGTTTCCTGTCTCATTACAGATCCTGACAATACCGTTATATTTGCAAAAGGGAGAACCTCTCCAACGGGAGAACCTCACGCGGAAAAAAACGCATATTCCGAATTTATAAAGAACGGATTTGCCGGAAAGCCGCATAACGTCTGGGTTACACTCGAACCTTGCGGTCATCACGGCAAAACTCCTCCTTGTATCGACCTGATTTTGGAGCATAAACCGAAGACCTTATATTACGGTTGGAGGGATCCAAATCCTCTCGTTCAAAAAAGGAACGGTTTGGAGGAATGCATCCGCCAAGGCATTTCCGTTGTTCAGGATTTTGATCTCACTCAAATCGCGTCTGCAAGTCTATTCGGATTTTCTTCTCGGATCACAAAACAAAGACCCACGATGATTTTTAAAACCGCGGTTTCCAAAGAAGGTTTTTTCGCTTCTTCGGATAAAAAAAGAACCCAGCTTTCCGGAAAACGATCCTCTCATTTTACTTCGATTCTTCGAGCAAAGTGTGACGCGGTTTTGGTCGGTCCCGGAACGCTTTTTTATGACACTCCCGGTTTGGATTTTAGAATCTCCGATTCTTTTTTGGAAAACGAAGCGGACTTTTTTTCTGGACGCGGACAAAAATTTCTTTTGAGTGAAAATCCACATTCTACTCAAAACCGGAAATCGAATCCGGGTTTTTCAGATTTATTGCAGAATGTTCTGAAATACGGTGCGCTTCCGGATGTGATCCGAGTTCATCGAGAGTCGGAAGCTCGTTATCAACCATATAGAGTTTTTCTAATATTCGAAGAGAAAAATGTAACCTCCGAATTTATCAAAAAACAAAAGTCGATCAACAAAAGAGTCGGATCTAAAAAGTGTATCTTTTTTTTGAAAAAGGAAACCGTATTAAAAGAAGATACGATCGCGAATCTGCAATTTCTTTCTGAAAACGAAATTTATCGGGTCGATCCGGAAACTTTTGCGGAAGAATGTTTGACCATTCTCGCATCCATCGGGGTCAATTTATTGATGGTGGAAGGCGGAAATCTTTTGTATCAATCGTTTGTTTCGAAGTCGGGTCCTGACGATCTCATTCTAAAAATTCAAACTTCTTCTTCGATTCCAAACGGAATCAAACCGGACTTGAAAACGGGGCCGGAAAATTTTCTCTGGAAGGTAAGTGTCGAAGAAGACGACTGGGAGAGCTATCGATGTTTACAGGTTTAGTCGAAACAAAAGGGACGATTCTCGAAATCTTGGATACTTCCGATGGAAGGGATTTTCTTGTAACAACAAGCTGGGTCAACTCCGACATCAAATTAGGAGACTCTATATCTGTAAACGGATGTTGCCAGACTGTGACGGAGTTTTCCGATGAGGGAAGCAAATTTAGATTCTATTCTACTTTTAAAACTTTGGAACTTACGAACTTCGGTTTATTAAAAGTAGGAGAAGAAGTCAATTTGGAACGGAGCGCCTTACCAACAACGCGACTTGGCGGACATATCGTAAGCGGTCATATCGATGGGATCGGCAAGATTCTCACACTCGAAAAAAGAGAAGGAGGTTCCGTCATTTGTTATACCGTATCGAACGATTCTGTTCTTTCCAAATATATCGCGCCAAGGGGAAGTATCACTGTGGACGGGATTTCTTTGACTGTTGTGGATTCTCGAGCAGGCGAATTTGATTTGGTTTTGATTCCGGAAACCCTCAAAAAGACAAATGCAAAGTTTTGGAAACCGGGCACGATTCTCAACTTAGAAATCGATCTGGTTGCCCGATACTTGGAGCAACTTTTAAAGCCGCAGCAATAGTTCTGCAGACCAACTATTTTTTTCGAAACCCGCTTTTGATTCCAAAGATTTAAGTTTCTGTAGCCAAATTTTAGTCCAATAGAAGAGATGGTAACTAAAAGCTATGATCAAACCCATTGAGAACGCAATCGAAGAAATTAGATCCGGAAGAATGATCATTCTTATGGATTCGGAAGATCGGGAAAACGAGGGAGACCTCGTTATAGCGGCCGAATTTGCGGATAAGGAAAAGATCAATTTTATGGCGACCTTTGGTCGCGGTTTGATCTGCATGCCGATGGAAGCCGAACGTCTGAAAAAGCTCGGGCTCAACCGGATGGTGGACGACTATTCTCTCGGAGACAAACACGGGACGGCGTTCACAGTTTCTGTGGATGCAAAGAGTAGAACTTCCACTGGGATTTCGGCGCAGGATCGTGCGATTACGGTGCAGGCTCTTTTGGATGAAAAAACGGTTTCCAGTGATCTCATGCGTCCCGGACATTTGTTTCCGTTACAAGCGGTTCCCGGCGGGGTTTTGAGAAGGGCGGGACATACGGAAGCGGCTGTGGATTTATCCAAACTTGCCAACTTATATTCCGCGGGCGTCATTTGCGAAATCATGAATGATGACGGAACCATGGCTCGTCTTCCGGATCTGGAAATATTCGCGGAAAAACACGGACTCAATATTTATACCATCGAAGATTTAATTCGCTATAGAAGAGCTAAGGAAAATCTGATTCGTTTGGAAGTGGAATCCAAACTTCCCACGGAATACGGAGAATTTACGATCCGAGCGTATTCCACATTGATCGACGATAAGATTCATGTCGCCTTAATCAAGGGCGATATCAAAAAAGAAGATACGGTGATGGTTCGGGTTCATAGCGAATGTCTGACCGGCGATATTTTTTCAAGCAACCGATGCGATTGTGGTCCTCAACTGCATTCCGCTCTGGATATGATTTCCAAGGAAGGAAAGGGCGTTCTTCTGTATATGAGACAAGAAGGGCGGGGTATCGGTCTGATCAATAAATTAAAGGCTTATAATATTCAAGATAAGGGATATGATACAGTGGAAGCGAACGAGAAACTCGGATTTGCCCCCGATCTAAGAGACTACGGGATCGGCGCGCAGATTTTGAGAGAGATCGGAGTAGGAAAGATGAAAATTCTTACCAACAATCCGCGGAAGATCGTGGGTCTTGACGGCTACGGTCTGGAGGTTGTGGAAAGAATTCCAATCGAGATTCAACCCGGATCCGATAACCACGGTTATCTGATGACCAAAAAATTAAAACTCGGTCATATACTCGGTTTCGGCTGATTTTCTAAAAAGTCGTCGGCGACTTGAAGTTCCCGAGCCGTTTTCAGATGGAATTAAGAAAAACCCTTTTGTAAGAGAAGCTCCTTCCTACAGAATCATAGAGTAACGCTTTTCCTGTAAAAAAGTAGAGTTTTCCGATAGAAAAGATTCTTTTTTTAGCTACCAGGGAAAACTCAAAGAGTGCGCGCCTTTCGATGAATTCGAATGTAAAAGAGCAAAATTGCCAAAGACGAACGAGATCGGTCGCAGATTTTTAGGTAAGCAAAGCGCGTTCCGGGATCATCGCATTGCAGAGCAGGAACTTTTTTAGTTTTTTGCAATTCATCGTAGAAACTTTGGTAACAGTAGGAAGCAAAAGCGGATTTCAAAAGTCTGCGATTACCTGCGGCCGCTTGTGAATGAACTCCATTCTTACTCCATCTGTTTTCGTTCATCGGTAACGAACATCGGAAGAACGTGCGCTACGATTCACGGAACGATGATTTTTGTAGATGCCCCAGGCCAAGGATAGTCTTTATCAGTCATTAAGGGAGTTTGTAAAGAAAGATGATCCTTGATGATGACGCCTGACGTGTCTATCTTCTGGTTCGGAATAGAGTGAGAAATACTGGACCTCGCTTTACTGCGATCTCGTATGAACTAAGATTCCAACCAGACATCCTCTGCACATGTCTGAGAGATAGAATACAATCGGTCACTGATATTACCGAGCTTCATAATCATGCAAAAAGCGTATATTACAGTTTGGAAGCAGTTTTTTGATCTTTTCTCTCTCTTGAGATGAAAGAGAAGTATCGTTTAAATATAAAAATTTGAGATTTTGTAGCTTCCCAATTTCTTCAGGAAGTGAAGTGAGTACGTTGTAGGACAGGTCTAAGTACACGAGGTTTCGCAAATTTCCAATTTCTTCAGGAAGGGTAGTAAGTTGATTATAAGATAGATTTAAATCCTGAAGATTCTGTAGATCTTCAATTTCATTTGGAAGAGAAGTGATCTGATTACCAGACAAATCTAAATCCTGAAGATTTTGTAGCTCACTAATCTCCTTTGGAAAAAAAATAAGTTCAGTATTGGATAGAAGTAAAGTCTGAAGATTTCGCAGTTTTTCGATTTCCTTAGGAAGTGAAGTGAGTTGATTAGAAGATAGATATAAAGTCTGAAGATTTTGTAGTTTTTCGATTTCCTTAGGAAGTGAAGTGAGTTGATTAGAAGATAGAAGTAAAGTCTGAAGATTTTGTAGTTTTTCGATTTCCTTAGGAAGTGAAGTGAGTTGACTATAAGATAGATCTAAAGTCTGAAGTTTTTGTAGATCTCCAATTTCCTTAGGAAGTGAAGTAGTTGATTAGAAACCAAATCTAAAGTCTGAAGATTTTGTAGATCTCCAATTTCCTTAGGAAGTGAAGTAAGTTGATTAAAAGCTAAACTCAAATCCTGAAGGTTCTGTAATTTCAAAATTTCCTTTGGAAAGGAAGTAAATAGATTGTCAGATAAATTCAGGCTCCGAAGGTTTTGTAGATTCCTAAACTCTTCAGGAAGAGATGTCAGTTGTTTGTCAACTAAACGCAATTGATAAACACTCATCGGATTTTCTAAAGCGTCTTCTAAATTCCGATATTCCTTCTCTTTGTTTCCGATACAACTAGACAAACAAGCGATTGAGGCAAAAAAAATCAGAACAACCGTTTTTGGCAAAACCGAAGATATAAAATTAAAATTCATCATTCAATCCAAAACTTTTTATAACCAGTTGCAATCTAAAACAAGATTTGTCAATAAGTTATACCATTCCAAATCGCTTTATTGTCTTTCAAACAGACTTACTACAAATAAAACTTGTTTGATCATCCCAAAAGCTACCCAATACGGTAGGGAATGTGGGGTTCATCGGGTGGTTACAAACTTTGACCAAGTCCTTTCCTAAAATAAAAAAGCCTCCCGTTTTACAGAAGGCCTTTCTTTGATCGTGAGAATCATTTTTCGATTCTTTTCTAAATACTTTATCCCTTGATCTTCTTCCTAACTTTTTGAAATAGGATGTTTCCATAATATATAAAGACCACGCTAAGAATTAGGAAAGGTAGCCACCAAAGCAGATAATAGCTGAATTGTAGAAATGTGTTGAGAATTCCTACGAGAGCGTTTTTGTATTCGGGAACCTGAATTGCATCGGGAGGAGTCGGGATGCTAAAGCCAACCGAAATTGTAGCCCAATGCACACGGTCTTTGATTTTCCAGGTTTCTTGTTCCGCGAGATCGAGTTCATCCTCGCTATTGGATACGGATTCCTCAATCGCTTCCCAGTTTTTCGCTGCGGCGCCGATATGAGTGCTGGCGCTATTCCTTCTTGCAAGTCTGATTTTTTCGCGAGTTGTTTTTCTTTTTTGCCAGACCATTCCTTCCGTATGATCGACGGTGGAAATTTCTTCCGAAAGCAGATTTCCTAATTTATCAAGTTCTAATAGAGCTTCGTATAATTTTTCGGAACGAACGTGCATTTTTACGGTCATATACGGTGAAGTGGAGTTTGCCGCAGAGCTGCTTTCGAGATATCCGTATTTGGAAATGAAATCGAGAAGTTCCTTTCTTGTTTTGACCAAATCGCCGCATTGATAGGAAAGTTGAATGTTGTATTCCAAAAGTCGTTCGTTCGAGGTGGATACGGGAGCGAAGACTTTTCCGAGTTGATTTTCTTCCTTGTCTACAAGGAAGACCTTATCGGATTCGTCTTCGCCTTTCTCTGCTCTTTTCTTTTCCGCATTCGGCATCGGAGCCGATCTCATTTTGTCTAAAAACCCTTCGCCCGTTGCGGTCGATTCGGTGGGACTATCCTTGGATTCTTCCTGTTTTTTTCCGCAGTCTGCGAAAAACAAAAGGCTAAGGGTAAGAATAAAAATGATCGTCTTTTTCAAGGTTTTGCTCCGGGCTTTTAAGGATGTACATAAATCAACACTTGAATGGACCTATATTCCGCGAAAAACGTTCCCGATCCGATTTGGTTTGGTTGAATTTGAGAATGAACTCATTGGATCGTCGAATGGGTTTCAATCAAAATTAGAATTCGTTTGTATCGATTTATGATCGGGGATTCAGGGGGCGACTCTGAATTTTTGCCACTTCAAATCGGAATTTTTTTCAAATACGATTCGATCGTGCAATCTGTTTTGTCTTCCTTGCCAAAATTCGATTCGCTCTGGTTTTACTGCGTAGCCGCCCCAGTTTGCGGGAAGATCGATTTGTTTTCCTTCGTATCGTGCGGACAATTCTTGAAATCGGTTTTCTAAAAATTTTCGATCGGGAATCGCTTGACTTTGCGGAGAAGAATGGGCTCCGATTTGCGATTCACGAGGTCTTGTATGAAAGTAATCTTCGGATTCTTCTTTTGTGATTTTAGTCACGCCACCTTCGATTCGAATTTGACGTTCGAGTTCGGCCCAAAAAAATACAAGACAGGCTCTCGGATTTTCATCCAACTCTTTTCCCTTTTTGCTGTCATAGTTTGTAAAAAAGAGAAAGGATTCGTTTGAGATTCCTTTGAGTAAAACGGTTCTGGCGTTCGGTTTTCCATCCTTGCTTGCGGTAGCCAAGGTCATCGCGTTGACTTCCAATACTTCGGATAACACAGCCTCTTGAAACCATTTTTGAAAAAATAGAATCGGATCGTCTCCGGTATCGGAAATATCAAGAGAAGAAAGAGCGTAGTTGGTTCGGATCTCGGCGATTCTGGATTTCATGGTATATAATTTCAAAGTGTATTTCCGGCTTTATAATAAAAGAAAAATTTAGAATTTCGGTTTTCATTTTGTATTTCAGGATTCATCCTTTAGGGACATTCCGATGTTAATGATGATTAAAAAAAATCACATACAATAAGATGGAGTCCCAAACAAGTTTGTTTGTGTTTAGAATTAATACAGACACGAGCTTCCGGGGCTAACGGATCTACGATTTTATTCGGTTTGATTAAAAGATTTTTTCATACCTTGCGAAATGAATTCTTCTCTTCTTGACCTTTGTAGGAATCATTTATTATCTATATTTCTATGAATTCTCTGGACTGGGAGTCGATTCGACATCCGATTCTACTTACGCTGGGGGTAAGCGCGCTTTCCACATCGATCGTGACTTTGTTGGGAGTCTTAGCGGCTTATTTTCTGTTTAAGTTCCGTTTTTGGGGAAAAGAATTCGTGGATGCGATTTTTACACTTCCGCTGGTTCTGCCTCCGACCGTACTCGGTTATTATCTTCTGGTTTTTTTCGGAAGAAAAGGATGGATCGGTTCCACGCTAAACGATCTGTTTGAGTTTAACGTTTTGTTTCATTGGTCGGGAGCTGTAATCGCTTCGATCCTTGTTTCTTTTCCTCTTGTATATCGATCCGCAAGAGCGGCTTTAGAGAATGTAGATTCAGACTTTGAGGACACGGCTAAAACTTTGGGTAAAGGGAATTTTTTTATCTTTTGGGAAGTGTTGATTCCGCTTTCTTGGAGAGGAATTCTTGCCGGTTCTATGCTTGCATACGCGAGAGGAATGGGAGAATTCGGAGCGACCTTGATGATCGCGGGAAATATTCCCAAAAAAACGCAGACATTGTCTCTTGCGATCTACGACAGTGTTCAATCCGGAAACGATGCTCTCGCGTTTTATCTCGTGATTTTGACCTCCGTCTTATCCGTTTTGATACTGACCGTTTCCACAAAACTATTCAAAAAATCCCATTGGTGATAATCTAAGAAAGTAATATAAAAAGGAATGTAGAATATGATAAAATTTATATATAGTATGGCATTGATTTTAATTCTTTCGATCACTCCCGTTTTTGGAGAGCCCAAGTCCATTCTTGTTTCCGCTGCATCGAGTTTGACTCAGGTCTTTACGGAGATAGGAACGGAATTTGAAAAAAAACATGCGATTCGCGTTTTTTTCAATTTTGGTGCTTCCGGAATGTTGCTTCAACAGATTGAAAACGGCGCTCCTGCGGATGTGTTCGCGTCCGCGGATCAGGAAAACGTGGATAAAGGGATAGAAAAGAATGTTTTGGATGTTTCTACGAGAAAAAATTTTGTAAAAAACAATCTTGTTTTGATCGTTCCCAAGGATAACGTCTTGAATTTAAAAAGTATTGCCGACTTAAAAAAAGAGGAGGTTTTAAAAATCGCTTTGGGAAATCCGATTACGGTTCCCGCAGGAAGATATACAAAAGGTCTTTTAGAAAAAGAAGGTCTTTATTCTTTATTAGAAAAAAAGTATATTCCAGGGGAAAATGCGAGACAGGTCCTCGAATACGTGGTCAGAGGAGAGGTGGACGCGGGTTTTGTCTACAAAACCGACGCCGCTCTTTTTCAGGATAAAATTCAAGTCATTGTCGCCGATTTGTCTCCAAAGCCGATTTTATATCCGATCGTTTCGGTTTTAAAAACTCCGAATCCAAAGGAAACAAAGTTGTTTATCGACTTTTTATCTTCCCCGGAAGCGTTGAAACTCTTTCAAAAATATCAATTCGGAAGACCCTAATGTCTTTACTCGTCCAGGTTCAAAAAACAGTAACCGACGGAAAGCGAAACTTTTCCATCGATGTGAATTTCGAATCTTCACAAAACTTTTTATTTTTATACGGTCCTTCGGGAGCGGGTAAGACATTGACTTTGAAAACGATCGCAGGTTTGTTAAAACCGAATCGAGGCAGAATTTTACTCGGTAAAAAAATCTTTTTTGATTCACAAAATGGAATCCATCTGCCGACTCAGAAAAGAAAGATCGGATATCTGTCTCAGAGTTATTCTCTTTTCCCTCATCTTAGCGTTCGTAAGAATCTTGAATTTTCTTTCAAGCAGTTTTGGCGCTGGAAACTCTCTGTTTCCGAAACGGAAAAAATCGATGAAATATTAGAATTATTTGAAATTCAGAGTTTGTCTTCGACCTATCCGAAATATCTT comes from the Leptospira sp. WS92.C1 genome and includes:
- the secF gene encoding protein translocase subunit SecF, with amino-acid sequence MFDFIKYKYVSIGVSLALILFGFGYTFAIHGGFANSLDFNGGLRTVIEFDQSVDRKKLETYFGENNIEAVLLLLDKEKNHYQIDIGLGSIDSIFEKYKQKNALKPTDKVEVSGIDALISILVSDFGITKSKVLSANQVGAVVGGELSSTGVTLLGLTMVIILAYISFRFQFKFALGAIVALTHDLILTVAFIGFFQIKPSVPIIAALLTLLGYSINDTIVVFDRIRENASGNLNETFGQTINSSINQTLGRTFNTSFATLISIVAIIIGGATELFDFAYVLTFGIIIGTYSSIFIAAPLVDIYDHVIRRVRG
- a CDS encoding bifunctional diaminohydroxyphosphoribosylaminopyrimidine deaminase/5-amino-6-(5-phosphoribosylamino)uracil reductase, encoding MPVLPETFREELYRLAFLSTGESSPNPPVSCLITDPDNTVIFAKGRTSPTGEPHAEKNAYSEFIKNGFAGKPHNVWVTLEPCGHHGKTPPCIDLILEHKPKTLYYGWRDPNPLVQKRNGLEECIRQGISVVQDFDLTQIASASLFGFSSRITKQRPTMIFKTAVSKEGFFASSDKKRTQLSGKRSSHFTSILRAKCDAVLVGPGTLFYDTPGLDFRISDSFLENEADFFSGRGQKFLLSENPHSTQNRKSNPGFSDLLQNVLKYGALPDVIRVHRESEARYQPYRVFLIFEEKNVTSEFIKKQKSINKRVGSKKCIFFLKKETVLKEDTIANLQFLSENEIYRVDPETFAEECLTILASIGVNLLMVEGGNLLYQSFVSKSGPDDLILKIQTSSSIPNGIKPDLKTGPENFLWKVSVEEDDWESYRCLQV
- a CDS encoding riboflavin synthase, with the protein product MFTGLVETKGTILEILDTSDGRDFLVTTSWVNSDIKLGDSISVNGCCQTVTEFSDEGSKFRFYSTFKTLELTNFGLLKVGEEVNLERSALPTTRLGGHIVSGHIDGIGKILTLEKREGGSVICYTVSNDSVLSKYIAPRGSITVDGISLTVVDSRAGEFDLVLIPETLKKTNAKFWKPGTILNLEIDLVARYLEQLLKPQQ
- a CDS encoding bifunctional 3,4-dihydroxy-2-butanone-4-phosphate synthase/GTP cyclohydrolase II, with product MIKPIENAIEEIRSGRMIILMDSEDRENEGDLVIAAEFADKEKINFMATFGRGLICMPMEAERLKKLGLNRMVDDYSLGDKHGTAFTVSVDAKSRTSTGISAQDRAITVQALLDEKTVSSDLMRPGHLFPLQAVPGGVLRRAGHTEAAVDLSKLANLYSAGVICEIMNDDGTMARLPDLEIFAEKHGLNIYTIEDLIRYRRAKENLIRLEVESKLPTEYGEFTIRAYSTLIDDKIHVALIKGDIKKEDTVMVRVHSECLTGDIFSSNRCDCGPQLHSALDMISKEGKGVLLYMRQEGRGIGLINKLKAYNIQDKGYDTVEANEKLGFAPDLRDYGIGAQILREIGVGKMKILTNNPRKIVGLDGYGLEVVERIPIEIQPGSDNHGYLMTKKLKLGHILGFG
- a CDS encoding DUF4349 domain-containing protein, whose translation is MKKTIIFILTLSLLFFADCGKKQEESKDSPTESTATGEGFLDKMRSAPMPNAEKKRAEKGEDESDKVFLVDKEENQLGKVFAPVSTSNERLLEYNIQLSYQCGDLVKTRKELLDFISKYGYLESSSAANSTSPYMTVKMHVRSEKLYEALLELDKLGNLLSEEISTVDHTEGMVWQKRKTTREKIRLARRNSASTHIGAAAKNWEAIEESVSNSEDELDLAEQETWKIKDRVHWATISVGFSIPTPPDAIQVPEYKNALVGILNTFLQFSYYLLWWLPFLILSVVFIYYGNILFQKVRKKIKG
- the pdxH gene encoding pyridoxamine 5'-phosphate oxidase; amino-acid sequence: MKSRIAEIRTNYALSSLDISDTGDDPILFFQKWFQEAVLSEVLEVNAMTLATASKDGKPNARTVLLKGISNESFLFFTNYDSKKGKELDENPRACLVFFWAELERQIRIEGGVTKITKEESEDYFHTRPRESQIGAHSSPQSQAIPDRKFLENRFQELSARYEGKQIDLPANWGGYAVKPERIEFWQGRQNRLHDRIVFEKNSDLKWQKFRVAP
- the modB gene encoding molybdate ABC transporter permease subunit encodes the protein MNSLDWESIRHPILLTLGVSALSTSIVTLLGVLAAYFLFKFRFWGKEFVDAIFTLPLVLPPTVLGYYLLVFFGRKGWIGSTLNDLFEFNVLFHWSGAVIASILVSFPLVYRSARAALENVDSDFEDTAKTLGKGNFFIFWEVLIPLSWRGILAGSMLAYARGMGEFGATLMIAGNIPKKTQTLSLAIYDSVQSGNDALAFYLVILTSVLSVLILTVSTKLFKKSHW
- the modA gene encoding molybdate ABC transporter substrate-binding protein produces the protein MIKFIYSMALILILSITPVFGEPKSILVSAASSLTQVFTEIGTEFEKKHAIRVFFNFGASGMLLQQIENGAPADVFASADQENVDKGIEKNVLDVSTRKNFVKNNLVLIVPKDNVLNLKSIADLKKEEVLKIALGNPITVPAGRYTKGLLEKEGLYSLLEKKYIPGENARQVLEYVVRGEVDAGFVYKTDAALFQDKIQVIVADLSPKPILYPIVSVLKTPNPKETKLFIDFLSSPEALKLFQKYQFGRP
- a CDS encoding ATP-binding cassette domain-containing protein; amino-acid sequence: MSLLVQVQKTVTDGKRNFSIDVNFESSQNFLFLYGPSGAGKTLTLKTIAGLLKPNRGRILLGKKIFFDSQNGIHLPTQKRKIGYLSQSYSLFPHLSVRKNLEFSFKQFWRWKLSVSETEKIDEILELFEIQSLSSTYPKYLSGGQKQRVALARALVARPDLLLLDEPFAALNDELKNIMRVELKKIQNRFQIPVLIVSHDRSDVSYFSGELFAMENGVLFKK